Genomic window (Oenanthe melanoleuca isolate GR-GAL-2019-014 chromosome 1A, OMel1.0, whole genome shotgun sequence):
AAACAAACCAAGCAACCTTTGAAGAGGATACAgatttatttcactttaaaaaaaccatcccaaaccccaccctAAACCCAACCAGCCACCCCAAAAGCAGTGGGGTCCTTCCCTTTTCCAACCTCTGCTAAAAAATAGGTGCTCTGATCTCTACACAAACATTAAAACCAAACTAaacagcagcccccagcctggaggggagcctggatttaattaattttggcTAACAAGGCCCCTCTGCCTGGACCTTTCCTCCTCTGTCCTCCAGCAGGAAGGGAATTGCTGCCTATAAATATTCCAAACACTGATCACACCagggagtttaaaaaaaaaaaatccctgacaGCAACAAACAACTCACAGTTGATGTGTTGGGAGTGAAAAGCACATGGTTTAAAAAAGGGAAtgcccaaatcccccaaatatTCCCGTGTCCCATGGGAATTGGGGACAACACACAAGGTCCTGGAGAGGAAAAGTGACCCAAGGTATGCACAGAATGTCACACCTGGAGTGTTACAGCTgtgtcagctctgctcagtCCTGGATAAAACAATGCCTGGATCCTACAATGCCTGGATCCTACAATCCCTGGTTCTTACAATCCCTGGATCCTACAATCCCTGGTTCTTACAATCCCTGGATCAAACAATGCCTGGATCCCACAATCCCTGATTCCTACAATCCCTGGATCCCCCAATCCCTGGATCCCACAAAGCCTGGATATCACAATCCCTGGATCCCACAATCCCTGGATCCCACAATCCCTGGTTCCTACAATCCCTGGATCCCACAAAGCCTGGATATCACAATCCCTGGATCCCACAATCCCTGGTTCCTACAATCCCTGGATCAAACAATCCCTGGTTTTTACAATCCCTGGATCCCAGAACCCCTGGATAAAACACCCACAGATCTTGAGTTATGGCTCCACTGTTTCCCCACCATGTCTGATCTCTGAAAAACCTCACCCTATTCCTAAAATCCTTCATCCCAAATTTCTCTTGGCTTCCCCACCTCCCCAGTCCCAGCTGAAGCTCCATGTGAAGAGCTTGGAAGATGAAAATCAGGGATAAAGTTTTGcctctctctgtgtccctggagccACCACAAACAGCTGGAACAACACCTGACCTACACCAGCTCAGCCTCCCCATCTACAAAACCCTTGGAAAAATCCCATGGCActtgaaattcagtttttcaggctcaggaaaaatggaaactgggaaaaaaaaaatccttcaggacctcaggatggagctgcaggtcctggcagcaccacctggctctgcctgggacAGAGTTCCCTTTTCCcacactgggatttggggctggggctagaccagtgctcccagtacagCATGGAGCCTTTCCCCATCCCCAAGGATGAAGCCAGGAAAGCTGGGAAGAGGATTATCCCAGacagctgataaaaaaaaataaaatgaagtagTTTTGGAAAGGTGACCTTGGCTCAGGGAGTGCTTGGGATGGGTGCTGCCTTTCCATcatgttgggattttttttttccatcatttttccTTTATCCCTCCTGGATGCCTCAActgtcccagctgagcaggaatgggaacaaggtgctgctgcaggaaaactgcagggaaactccaggaaaacaagcaggtgtgacactgagggacaAGGAGCCTTTGCCAGGCTGACACAAAAGCCATGGGGAAGCTGATCCCAACTGGGAAAGGGAGAATAAACCCAGCCCTCTCAGGATCcactggcagctccagctggggctgcatcccacaggctcccagcacagggatcagGGATTCCCACTGGAATGGGGCTCAGCCATCAGCTCCAGACTCTGGGACAATCAAAGGTCAGCACCAGACTGGCTCAGGGTCCAGCTGATCCAAGCCAACACCACAAAAGTTGGGCTCCCAACAAAGCTCTGAGTCagcttttccttaaaaaaagaaaaaaaaagagaaaaccttGGAAGCAAAAGGGTCACATAAAAATGCTGACTCACAGAAAATAACCAGATTGTTTCTCCATAATCCATTCCCAGCAGAGGATCCCCATTTCCCAGGAGCTTGGCACAGCCAACACCTCCCCTGTTATAAAAACACCCCCTGGGGAggggctccctgctgctctgctctgctctggaaaacCACAGAAAGGTCCCTGCAGGAAGTGCCTGGTTCACTCCTCCTTcagccccctgctcctgcagcgGGCCAGGAGGGGCCCCAGGCTGTTCCACACCTCTGTGTACATCAGGGTGCCCACGAAGACAAAGGCAGTGCCcagccagtgccagcctgtGAAGGGGTTCTGGAAGTAGAGGATGGAGAAGATGAGGCTGACGAATTTTCGGAGTGTCACCACCAGGGTGACGGTGAGGGACGTGCACTCCGTGGTCAGGATGAACACGCCGCGGATGCAGACGTACCTGGGGCAGGGGGTtaagggagagcagggctggacactgattgattgattgattgattgattgattgattccCTTTGGGGAGATGGGCAGCCTGCTGTGGATAAGGGGAAATTCCCTCCTGGGATCAGCTGGGGTGGAACAGGACACTCCAAACTCAgggaaaccccaaatctcagATTGTCCCAGCTGAGTTGGACAACAGAAACTCCAAACTCCTCACTTTCCATggagcagaattcccagaatcccACAATGAACCAggtggaaaagacctttaagtCTTTtgagatcatcaaatccaacctaAAAAACCAAAGTTCCCTTTCCCTGTATTTTTGGAGTTACACCAACAGCagctgccaagggcagggaagACTCCAAGGATTTAGGAACCCAGCCCAatcctgctgtgccaccccagtgGGATAGAGGATAGAGGATAAAGGataaaggataaaggaaaaagGATAAAGGATACTGGGTGATGACATTCATGAGGAGGTAGAACCACATGATTGGCAGGGTCAGGCCGAGCACTGGCAcctggaacagctctgcaggaaataAAGGATGGGATGAGGTCACTGCTGGAGGAgttccctccttcccaggacTAACCATGATCCAGgaccctccctgcagcctggcaaTTCCAGtgggaaaataaggaaaaattaggaaaaacatTAAGAGAAAAGCTCTGTCTCGCTCTCCTGTGTCAGAGCTCTTGTGCTGGAGGAATCCACTCTGCTCCCATGGCAAatcctgaggagcagcagcaaaaaaaaaaaatcccagcaagtTCATGTTTATATCCCTCACTGAGGATTAGGATTTTTGAGCTACCACATTGCTTTTCCCAGGGATCACTCTTGGTGGTTGGTGTGTGGCAATTAATAAGAAACTTGGGCTTTaattatggaatcatggaatggttcCTCaaattccaccccctgccatgggcagggacactttccattCTCCCAGAGtactccaagccctgtccaagctggccttggacactttcagggatccaggagcagccacagcttctctgggaattccatcccagctcctccccaccctcacagccaggaattccttcctgcaaaaattcctcaaaattcaAGGGGCTTGGAAAACCCCCCGAGCTGCCAGCATGCACAACTGCAGGAAGGAAACTTCCCAGAGGGATTTTCCAGAGGAAAGGCAAAGGCCAGGAGCACAGATCCTCACCAGACTGGTTGAAGAGCACAGCATGCTGGTAAATGTtgggagccaggagcaggaatcCTGGGAGTGGCAGGGCGTGCTGGGGGGAGAAACAAATCCATGGTGGGATCAGGGGTGGGAAtccaccccaattccctgctGGATCAGAACAGGCTCCTCACTGCTCCATCCTGCAGTGGGGGATCCTTTTTGTGCCCAATCCAGCAGTGGAagggagcctggagcagggaatgccCCAAGGACTCACGTTGTAGAACAGGGCTTCCTTGGAGTGCTTCCCAAATTTCTGGTACAGAGTCTCCTGGAAAATCCCCATCCTGGCAGACATCAGCAGGGCAAAGGTGAGGGCAGCAATACCTGCAAGGGAAGCATAGCCCTGCAGCTTCAACTCACCAAATTTGGCTTTCAgggcaaaaaaccccacaaaattcCCAGACTTGATAAGACAACTGGTAACAGTTCTGGGGTTTGATTATAGGTTGAGATCCAAGAgatctcttaaaaaaaacaggAACGCAGTTTGTGCCACTTCTGATAATAATCAATCCCAGATTTCCCACAAAGCCACCAGTAGACCCAGGTTGGAGGTAGAAAAGCAGAGTTTAAAGCAGAGTTTAAAGCCTCCTCTGTGAAATCCTGTGCTGAAGgaacacctgcagcagccccagcccctctcctctccctctctgctccaggctTTGGCCAAGAGAATTCCAAGAATCCTGCCAGCATCCCAGAAATGTGGCCCTCACATACCCAGCAACCACCAGAGGAAAGCCTGGGGTCCATCCTCTTGATTTAAGCTGGAGTCAGATGCCTGAAGGGAGACACAAGAGTCACCAAGAGCCAGCaggtccctgccccagggatgcagagattcCAGCAGAAAAGGGGCAGAGTCTGataaatcaggatttttcctgaaaggaaCAGCCTGGTTTGATGAGACTGAACCctttaaagcacaaaaataatcaGGGTCACTTGTCAAGCTCTCAAAGCCAGTCCATTCCCAGCTTCCTGTGCcctcatcccattcccaggtttctgtgtccccattcccacattcctgtgtccccattcccaggctctgtgtctccattcccaaattcctgtgtccccattcccaggttCCTGTGTCCCATTCCCAGATTCCTGtatcccattcccacattcctgtgtcccattcccaggttcctgtgtccccattcccaggttcctgtgtcccattcccacattcctgtgtccccattcccaggttcctgtgtccccattcccacattcctgtgtcccattcccaggttcctgtgtccccattcccatgttcctgtgtcccattcccacattcctgtgtccccattcccaagttcctgtgtcccattcccaggttcctgtgtccccattcccaggttcctgtgtcccattcccacattcctgtgccccattcccaggttcctgtgtcccattcccacattcctgtgtccccattcccaggttcctgtgtccccattcccacattcctgtgtcccattcccaggttcctgtgtccccattcccatgttcctgtgtcccattcccacattcctgtgtccccattcccaagttcctgtgtcccattcccaggttcctgtgtccccattcccaggttcctgtgtcccattcccacattcctgtgccccattcccaggttcctgtgtcccattcccaggttcctgtgtccccattcccaggctcctgtgtccccattcccaggctcctgtgtcccattcccacattcctgtgccccattcccacattcctgtgtcccattcccaggttcctgtgtcccattcccacgttcctgtgtccccattcccaggttcctgtgtccccattcccaggttcctgtgtcccattcccaggttcctgtgtccccattcccaggttCCTGtatcccattcccacattcctgtgtccccattcccatgttcctgtgtcccattcccacattcctgtgtccccattccctggttccagtgtcccattcccacattcctgtgtcccattcccaggttcctgtgtccccattcccagattcctgtgtccccattccctggttcctgtgtcccattcccagct
Coding sequences:
- the SLC35B4 gene encoding nucleotide sugar transporter SLC35B4, producing the protein MHPAVAVGLVFGGCCSNVVFLELLARQFPGCGNIVTFSQFLFIAVEGFIFEANFGRKSPAIPIRNYFIMVAMFFTVSVVNNYALNLNIAMPLHMIFRSGSLIASMALGIIILKKRYSVSKYTSIALVSLGIFTCTFMSAKQVASDSSLNQEDGPQAFLWWLLGIAALTFALLMSARMGIFQETLYQKFGKHSKEALFYNHALPLPGFLLLAPNIYQHAVLFNQSELFQVPVLGLTLPIMWFYLLMNVITQYVCIRGVFILTTECTSLTVTLVVTLRKFVSLIFSILYFQNPFTGWHWLGTAFVFVGTLMYTEVWNSLGPLLARCRSRGLKEE